The following proteins are encoded in a genomic region of Neurospora crassa OR74A linkage group VI, whole genome shotgun sequence:
- a CDS encoding thyroid hormone receptor interactor 12, variant 3 produces MSTRLTRSAARQAASQAANLNNSTSTAAAAPQPATGGTTSLAAEASSAPPAAAQTLARSSSAKKRKTTAAAEANSLPEAAAEFPSSARRSKRQRVTQPASQSSSSITHPAQPAAAASSSAASSTTKKTATTRRKKGKALATSTMSSPENSAVPPNPPTNPSSASTSRRSSRHKKDAQGEQASASASSRKSKRNAKSSSADQDVVMTGTDEHEKDPTPPPPPPPPPKESPPTDSDEHDEDDEDDDDHHRYDDDDDDEDDDPFTGFGGHGRHPHSLQDTLRHLSGIMSGVSAQVRKIMADLKRKDDPSMQLMALHELSTLLLMTNEDQLSGHLQPDQVVPELVALMRPNEITGEENPEIQLVACRCLANLMEALPGSTSALVYGGAVHILCEKLLQISFIDLAEQALSTLEKISVEYPTSVMREGGLTACLTYLDFFATSTQRSAVTTAANCCRNIPEDSFPEILGVMPILLNVLGSSDQRIVEQASLCVSRIAESFKYHPTKLEELMNVDLLKAILRLLLPGSTNLISPHIHTQFLRVLALTAMASPRLSAELFKLNVVETLYQILTGVSPPSGNDDLASKLDSVLIMQALIHRPRDQIIETLNVICELLPSVPLRDPSSINYTVELGTFAGPVGGSGESTRRRTANEKRIEHMEGCKEEVRRFALILFPTLTDAFSSTVNLTVRQKVLAAQLKMLSNLDQDILSEALRSVPYASFLASILSQQDHPLLVGLALQATELLMSRLDTVYRYQLYREGVIAEITKLAADAPEPKRKHSLTEQEVKEETNQAGESLTGVSGRPSAPDQGVADKEHPKTLEEDKADDEDVEHSEHESGAEEGGEELDEDEPEDTENDENDENDDGNENEVKDDDQSPVSSEGETMSLDGPPRYLSDFPTNTYKSSIRQAAKKFLEMYETEKQGKAMKKKASKILASLSDLATEIEEFYLCRKPGGPVMEHGTLLFQKLVSYFDTDVLESVTSAELLGSGVVRVLEQVFSNPDEEMAAAAQNAFLQVFMGYSVKSKPKTATADSPATPFSVLIHKLQDLLSRSEHFEVITAHHNSFDGSRSTAASMLAKQIRLKLVADEDSDIPRSYRNIMVSIHAITTFKSLDDYLRPRISLSDRPHGASRRDAVTRALAAMGASGFMGAAAAAARLAERGLPPSSRSTPAPPPAAAPAQASGSRSSRKPKSKSQPTTETPTTPDAATSKEKGGLRRSARKQAASDSSLPRQPPEEDDLENALECADERQLSDDEDEAADSSDLNVLRDLDEGMDDAPTPDPTAVNMEVAAGGRITARKEDGTRVATPGQGKPAPPPQNRTSALTAGLQNTPTPQAASRPMSYSGALQAVPQDWHIEFSVDGKVIPNETTIYRAVHSSSLTADEHVTRSIWSAVHPIKFRRVPGPPPPEPVGFSPSSDVGVEADENGTPGSLAKHPITLSILRLLKRLHDLNANIDEVLVENRETLKLNVEPLSQFVNTKLTAKLNRQLEEPLIVASNCLPSWSEDLARLYPFLFPFETRHLFLQSTSFGYARSMARWNAQSQEERRNGRDDRPYLGRLQRQKVRISRSKILESAVKVMELYGASQSILEVEYFEEVGTGLGPTLEFYSTVSKEFSKRKLKLWRDNELNGDDDFVSGPTGLFPRPLSDEFASSEEGEKILQLFKVLGKFVARSMIDSRIIDINFNPLFFRVGDSTATRPTLATIKSVDPVVARSLMTIKKFSLAKKEIDEDPNRSAVQKVADTENITIDNFKIDDLYLDFTLPGYPEVELVSNGSQTRLTIENVDLYLEKVIDMTLGSGVRRQIEAFRSGFSQVFPYSALSSFTPDELCTLFGRVDEDWSLETLNDSIKADHGYNMDSKSVRNLLQIMSELTLAERRDFLQFTTGSPKLPIGGFKSLNPMFTVVCKPSEAPYTSDDYLPSVMTCVNYLKLPDYSDIGVLKKQLFTAMKEGQGAFHLS; encoded by the exons ATGTCTACTAGACTTACGAGGTCCGCCGCCCGTCAAGCTGCGAGCCAGGCAGCCAACTTGAACAACTCGACTtcgactgctgctgctgctcctcaaCCCGCCACTGGTGGAACGACTTCCCTCGCCGCGGAAGCTTCCTCTGCTCCACCTGCCGCCGCTCAGACCCTGGCTCGGTCCTCAAGTGCTAAGAAGCGCAAGACCACCGCCGCTGCAGAAGCTAACAGCCTTCCCGAGGCCGCTGCGGAGTTTCCATCCTCGGCCAGACGTTCGAAGCGACAGCGAGTGACGCAACCTGCTTCTcaatcttcatcttccattACCCATCCCGCCCagcctgccgccgccgcctcaaGTTCCGCCGCATCCTCCACGACCAAGAAGACAGCCACCACACGCCGCAAGAAAGGCAAGGCgctagctacctctacaatGTCGAGCCCAGA GAACTCGGCCGTTCCTCCTAACCCCCCGACAAACCCTTCTTCGGCATCAACAAGCCGTAGGTCGAGCCGTCACAAAAAGGATGCACAAGGTGAGCAAG catcagcatcagcctCGAGCCGAAAATCAAAACGAAATGCCAAATCTTCATCTGCAGACCAAGATGTGGTCATGACCGGGACCGACGAGCACGAAAAGGACCCCAcgccacctcctccgccacctccccctccgaAGGAGAGTCCTCCCACCGATAGTGACGAGcacgacgaggatgatgaagacgacgatgaccaCCATCGttacgacgacgatgatgacgatgaagatgacgatcCCTTCACTGGTTTTGGTGGTCATGGGCGTCATCCCCACAGCCTTCAGGATACACTGAGGCATCTGAGTGGAATTATGTCGGGAGTCTCGGCTCAGGTGCGGAAAATAATGGCAGATCTGAAGCGGAAGGACGACCCGTCAATGCAACTTATGGCCCTGCATGAACTATCCACCCTTCTGCTCATGACAAACGAAGATCAACTGAGCGGGCATCTCCAACCCGACCAGGTTGTGCCTGAACTGGTAGCGCTGATGAGACCTAACGAGATTACTGGAGAGGAGAACCCTGAAATCCAACTTGTCGCCTGTCGTTGCCTCGCGAACCTGATGGAGGCCCTGCCGGGAAGCACATCGGCCTTGGTCTATGGGGGCGCAGTCCATATTCTGTGCGAGAAACTGCTACAGATCTCCTTCATCGACCTAGCCGAGCAAGCACTTAGCACTTTGGAAAAAATCTCTGTGGAATATCCCACAAGCGTCATGCGCGAAGGCGGCTTGACTGCCTGCCTGACTTATTTGGACTTTTTCGCAACCAGCACGCAACGCTCCGCTGTTACCACGGCTGCGAACTGCTGTCGCAACATCCCGGAAGATTCCTTTCCGGAAATTTTAGGTGTCATGCCCATCCTGTTGAACGTGCTTGGGAGTAGCGATCAGCGCATCGTTGAGCAGGCCTCGTTATGTGTCTCGCGCATTGCCGAGAGTTTCAAGTACCACCCGACAAAGTTGGAAGAGCTTATGAATGTGGATTTGCTCAAGGCCATTCTCCGTTTGCTACTTCCAGGCTCCACCAACCTGATCAGCCCGCACATTCACACTCAGTTCCTACGGGTTCTTGCGCTCACGGCAATGGCGAGTCCCCGTCTGTCGGCTGAACTCTTCAAGCTCAATGTAGTGGAGACGCTTTATCAGATCCTTACGGGCGTGTCCCCGCCGAGTGGGAACGACGACCTTGCTTCCAAGCTTGATAGTGTGCTCATAATGCAGGCTCTGATTCATAGACCTCGGGACCAGATCATTGAGACACTCAACGTCATTTGCGAACTGCTGCCTAGCGTGCCATTGCGCGACCCTTCGTCGATCAATTATACCGTGGAATTGGGCACGTTTGCAGGTCCTGTGGGTGGATCTGGGGAGAGCACTAGGAGAAGGACTGCAAACGAAAAACGTATCGAACACATGGAGGGCTGCAAGGAGGAGGTTCGGAGATTCGCCCTGATTCTATTCCCAACCCTCACGGATGCCTTTTCAAGCACCGTCAATCTCACTGTCCGTCAAAAGGTCTTGGCCGCTCAGCTCAAAATGCTCTCCAACTTGGACCAGGACATCCTGTCTGAGGCACTCAGATCAGTCCCTTATGCTTCTTTTCTGGCCTCCATTTTGTCCCAGCAAGACCATCCTCTGTTGGTTGGGCTGGCATTACAGGCCACTGAGTTGCTCATGAGTCGCTTGGATACAGTCTATCGCTATCAGCTTTACCGTGAAGGCGTGATTGCCGAAATCACCAAGCTGGCAGCTGATGCGCCTGAGCCAAAGAGAAAACACTCTCTTACCGAGCAagaggtcaaggaggaaaCGAACCAAGCTGGGGAATCTCTCACCGGTGTCTCTGGCCGTCCCTCTGCACCTGACCAAGGTGTCGCCGACAAAGAACACCCAAAAACCTTGGAAGAGGACAAAgcagatgacgaggatgttGAACACTCCGAACATGAATCCGGGGCTGAAGAGGGCGGTGAAGAActcgatgaagatgagccGGAAGACACAGAGAATGACGAGAACGACGAGAACGATGATGGAAATGAAAACGAGGTCAAGGACGACGATCAATCACCCGTCAGCTCCGAAGGAGAGACCATGTCACTGGACGGACCCCCGCGATACCTTTCAGATTTCCCCACAAACACGTACAAGTCGAGCATCCGGCAGGCTGCAAAGAAGTTCTTGGAGATGTATGAGACCGAGAAGCAGGGCAAAGCCATGAAGAAAAAGGCCAGCAAGATTCTAGCCAGCCTATCAGATCTTGCAACCGAGATCGAAGAGTTTTATCTCTGCCGTAAACCGGGTGGTCCGGTCATGGAGCACGGAACATTACTTTTTCAAAAGCTGGTCTCTTATTTCGATACTGACGTCCTCGAGAGCGTAACCAGTGCGGAACTTCTTGGCTCTGGAGTTGTTCGGGTCTTGGAACAGGTTTTCAGCAACCCCGACGAGGAGATGGCAGCTGCAGCACAAAATGCGTTCTTGCAGGTGTTCATGGGATACAGTGTCAAGTCGAAGCCCAAGACAGCCACCGCAGACTCACCCGCAACACCTTTCAGTGTCTTGATCCACAAGTTGCAAGATTTACTGAGCAGGTCTGAGCATTTTGAGGTGATCACAGCTCACCACAACTCATTCGACGGGAGCCGTAGCACGGCAGCGTCAATGTTGGCTAAGCAGATACGCCTCAAGCTTGTGGCCGATGAAGATTCAGATATCCCCCGGTCCTACCGTAACATCATGGTGTCAATTCACGCTATCACGACCTTCAAGTCACTGGACGATTATTTGCGCCCCAGAATTAGCTTGTCGGATCGTCCTCACGGAGCCTCTAGGCGAGATGCTGTGACTAGAGCTCTGGCCGCCATGGGTGCCTCGGGCTTCATGggggcggcagcagcggcagcccGTCTCGCGGAGAGAGGATTGCCACCCTCCAGCCGATCGACCCCtgcaccaccgccggcggCTGCCCCTGCTCAAGCATCTGGTTCGCGGTCTTCACGCAAGCCCAAATCCAAGTCCCAACCCACTACCGAAACTCCGACGACGCCAGACGCCGCTACATCCAAGGAAAAGGGTGGCTTGCGACGCTCCGCTCGTAAGCAAGCTGCATCTGATAGCTCTCTCCCACGTCAACCTCCGGAGGAGGACGACCTTGAAAATGCGCTTGAATGTGCCGACGAAAGGCAATTGTcggatgatgaagacgaggcAGCCGATAGTAGCGATCTCAACGTACTGCGTGATTTAGATGAAGGCATGGACGATGCTCCCACCCCCGACCCGACAGCTGTGAACATGGAAGTGGCCGCCGGCGGCAGGATTACCGCGCGCAAAGAGGACGGGACCAGAGTTGCCACTCCGGGCCAAGGCAAGCCTGCACCGCCCCCACAGAACCGAACAAGCGCCCTGACGGCGGGGTTGCAAAACACTCCCACGCCTCAGGCCGCGTCGAGGCCTATGTCATATTCTGGAGCTCTTCAAGCTGTTCCTCAGGATTGGCACATAGAGTTCAGCGTCGACGGCAAGGTCATTCCTAATGAGACTACCATCTACCGAGCCGTTCATAGCTCTAGCCTCACCGCCGACGAGCACGTTACCAGAAGCATATGGTCCGCCGTCCATCCCATCAAATTTAGACGTGTACCTGGCCCGCCTCCCCCTGAACCCGTTGGCTTTAGCCCATCCTCTGACGTCGGGGTAGAGGCGGATGAGAACGGCACTCCCGGGTCCTTGGCAAAGCATCCCATCACTCTGTCGATTCTTCGTTTGCTAAAGCGACTCCATGATCTGAACGCCAATATCGACGAAGTCCTAGTCGAGAATAGAGAAACGCTGAAGTTGAACGTTGAGCCTTTGTCTCAGTTTGTCAACACTAAACTGACCGCAAAGCTGAACCGTCAGCTGGAGGAGCCTCTGATTGTAGCGAGCAACTGCTTGCCCAGCTGGAGCGAGGATCTAGCAAGGCTCTACCCCTTCCTGTTCCCCTTTGAAACTCGCCACCTCTTCCTTCAATCTACCTCATTTGGTTACGCCCGATCAATGGCACGCTGGAACGCGCAGTCTCAGGAGGAGCGCCGAAACGGCCGAGATGATCGGCCGTACTTGGGACGGCTGCAGCGCCAAAAGGTCAGGATTTCTCGGTCTAAAATTCTTGAATCGGCAGTCAAGGTCATGGAGTTGTACGGCGCTTCGCAAAGCATCCTGGAGGTGGAATATTTTGAAGAGGTGGGAACCGGATTAGGTCCCACACTTGAGTTTTACTCGACCGTTTCCAAGGAGTTCTCCAAGAGGAAGCTGAAGCTTTGGCGGGATAACGAGCTCAATGGGGATGATGATTTTGTCTCTGGACCTACCGGGCTGTTCCCCCGGCCGCTGAGCGATGAATTTGCTAGctcggaagaaggagaaaagatTCTGCAGCTCTTCAAGGTGCTGGGCAAGTTTGTCGCCCGATCAATGATTGATTCGCGCATTATTGATATCAACTTCAATCCCCTGTTCTTCCGCGTGGGCGACTCGACTGCCACACGGCCTACGCTTGCGACCATCAAATCGGTAGACCCGGTCGTGGCCAGGTCGCTGATGACGATCAAGAAGTTTTCgctggccaagaaggagattgaCGAAGATCCAAACCGGAGTGCCGTTCAAAAGGTGGCGGACACGGAAAACATCACGATTGATAACTTCAAGATTGATGACCTTTACCTCGATTTCACCCTTCCCGGCTACCCTGAAGTCGAACTTGTTTCGAACGGATCCCAGACGCGGCTCACCATTGAGAATGTGGATCTTTACTTGGAAAAGGTGATTGATATGACGTTGGGTAGTGGTGTCCGTCGCCAGATCGAAGCTTTCCGCAGTGGATTTTCCCAGGTGTTCCCCTATTCGGCCCTGAGTTCTTTCACGCCTGATGAGTTGTGCACCCTTTTCGGACGGGTAGATGAGGATTGGTCGCTGGAGA CCCTCAACGACTCGATCAAGGCGGATCACGGATACAACATGGATAGCAAGAGCGTTAGGAATCTCTTGCAGATCATGAGTGAGCTCACGCTAGCAGAGCGCCGTGATTTCCTTCAGTTCACAACCGGAAGCCCGAAGCTACCTATTGGAG GCTTCAAGAGCTTGAACCCCATGTTCACGGTTGTGTGCAAGCCCAGCGAGGCACCTTATACCTCGGACGACTACCTGCCAAGCGTGATGACGTGCGTCAACTACCTCAAACTTCCCGACTACTCGGACATTGGCGTTTTGAAGAAGCAGCTCTTCACTGCCATGAAGGAAGGACAAGGAGCATTCCATTTGTCGTAA